In the genome of Aphanothece sacrum FPU1, the window TAGCAGTAAAAGTTCCTGCTAAAATTAAAGGGGTGACATAACCAGCCGTATAAGCTAATAATAAAACGGCCCCCAAGGTTAAGTCTTGTTTGCTGGCTACCCATCCTAATAAGGTCGCTAAGACAGGAGTACTACAAGGAGAGGCAACTAAACCAAAAGTTAATCCTAAAAAATAAGAACGGAATCCGGCTGGTAGTTCATCTATTATCCAATCTGTGGCCCCCAAAGAAGGGAAACGCAAGGGAACTAATTCGAGCAAATTGAGTCCCATGACAATAGAGATAAGACTAACCGCGATTGGTAGACCTACCCCAATTTGTCCATAAACCCGTCCTAAAGAAGCTGCTAAGATGCCTAAAATGGCTAAAGTAGTGGCTAACCCCAAAGAGAACCAAGTTGATTGAATAGCCCCTTTTAGTCTTCCTTCAGTTTCATAACCACCGATATAAGCAATGGTGATAGGTAACATTGATAGCATACAGGGGGTTAAACTTGTTAGCAGTCCAGCCACGAAAATAATAGCAATACTTAGCCAACTTAGATGGTCTAATTGTAGAGAAACTTGATGATTAGCAAATTGTTCGAGGTGATAAAGTTGGGTTTGTAAACCTTCTAGCATGGTAAAACCATCTTAAATCCTGTCTGCATTCTAACTTAATTTACCCAGGATTTTATTAATTACCCACAATATCACCCAAACTTGGAACTAATTTTCTTGAATTACTGCATCGAGTTGAGGTTGGGAATCTTTTTGGTTCCCTGAAAATAAATTTGACCAATCTAAGGTTAAAATTCTGGGTAGCCATAAGCAAAGTAGGGCATTAAACATAAGCATTAACCATAGTCCTAGTTCGTTGAATTCCATGTACTCTCCTCTATGATTATTGATATTTCTTTACATTCTCAATTATGGATGAAATCTCCTAAAAAGTATAGTCTGCTACCTTTTGAATTTCTTGTGAGTCCCATAAGTTTTGCTTAACTCGTCAGGAAAAGTTAACACACCAGAATTTTTGTCTGTTATTGTAAAAATTAACAATTAAGCTGGAAAGATAAGGAGAAAATAATTTAATGAATTTTGATAATTTAGGTTTACTCTCAACTTAGTATTATATCATAATTAGCCCAAATATTCTAGTTTAAGCGGCTAAAAATTATTAATTAGAGGAAAATAGATAGACTTTTTTTAAGAAAGTTAGCAGCTTGTTAACAAATAGAAATAATATCCTTATGCTAGAGAAAATATTGTTAAACTAATAATATAAATTAGGAATAAATACTTATGGTAACAGCAAGTAATGAAAAAATCTCAACCCCTAATCGAGAAACTGCTTTTATTCTTTGGTTTGAAGAAGTAGGGACTCATGATGTTAACTTAGTGGGGGGAAAAAATTCATCCTTGGGAGAAATGATTCAACATTTGCAACCCATAGGAGTCAATGTTCCGACAGGTTTTGCCACTACTGCCTATGCCTATCGTTATTTTATCAAATCAGCCGGATTAGAAACAAAACTAAGGGGACTTTTTGCCGATCTTGATGTTAATGATATGGCTAATTTGCAAGAAAGAGGAGAATTAGCCCGTTCTTTAATTTTAAATACTCCCTTCCCTTTAGACTTACAAGAAGCTATCACCAAAGCGTACAAAAAAATATGCGATCGCTATCAAACAGATTGTAGTCAATTAAGTGCTAAATACCGCCAAGAATGTGAAATTGAAACTCAAAATCTAGATGTAGCAGTTCGTTCGAGTGCTACAGCAGAAGACTTACCAGAAGCTAGTTTTGCTGGACAACAAGAAACTTATCTTAACGTACATGGAATTAAAGGAGTCTTAGAATCTTGTCATAAATGTTTTGCTTCTTTGTTTACAGATCGGGCTATTTCCTATCGTCAATATAACAAATTTGATCACTTTGAAGTTGCCCTTTCTGTGGGGGTACAAAAGATGGTCAGATCTGATTTAGCATCCGCAGGTGTGATGTTTTCTATTGATACGGAAACTGGGTTTAAAAATGCTGCTTTAATTACAGCAGCTTATGGTCTAGGGGAAAGTGTAGTACAAGGAACAGTTAACCCTGACGAATATTATGTTTTTAAACCCACATTAAAAGATGGTTATCGTCCCATTTTAGAAAAACGTCTTGGCACTAAAGCCATTAAAATGATTTACGATACAGGAGGATCTAAATTAACTAAAAATATCGAAGTTTTGCCCATAGAAAGAGAAAAATTTTGTCTATCTGATGACGAAATTCTGCAACTAGGTCAATGGACTTGCATCATTGAAGAACACTATACTAAGGTAAGGGGAACCTATACCCCCATGGACATTGAATGGGCTAAAGATGGCTTAACGGGAGAACTCTACATTGTGCAAGCCCGTCCAGAAACCGTTCAATCCCAAAAAGCGGCAAATTTGCTCAAAACTTACCAATTAAAAAATCATAGTACAATCCTGGCTATTGGGCGTAGTGTGGGGGCGGCGATCGGTCAAGGAAAAGCCCGTGTAATCTTAGAAGCGACCAAAATTGACCAATTTAAGGAAGGGGAAGTTTTGGTGACGAATCGTACTGATCCCGACTGGGAACCTATTATGAAAAAAGCTAGTGCGATCGTCACTAACCAGGGGGGAAGAACTTGTTTTGATGGTAATACTAAAATCTTAACTAATCAAGGTTTTATGACCTTGCGTCAAATTTATGATCAAGGATATCAATGTTTATCAACTTTAGCCCTCAATACTATTACCCATAAAATGGAATGGAAACCCATTTTAGATACCATGAAACGTCAGTCTCAAATGATTGATATTAGTGTTTCTCAAACTGGCAAAGTTACAGATAATACTTTACGTCTTACCCCTGATCATAAAATGGTTAATCTTCGGGGAGGTGCATACACAAAAACTGAGATTCAAGAGATATTAGATCGTCAAGAAATGATAATTGTCTCACAAAATATTCCCAAGTTAGGTAATAGTAATTACCAAAAAGCTGATCTAGCTTATTTCTTGGGAGGAATTATTACAGATGGGTCAATTTATACCAGTTCAACTCATGGAGAAGTTCAGTTTATTCAAAAAGATGTCCCCGAAAAACAAGCTTTCATTGCCACGATGAATGAGAAGGCAAAGACTCTGTATGATAAATCTTTTACCTCTCAGCTTAAACCAGTTTCTTCCGGTTATATTCGAGGACAAAAGGTAACAGGACAAACGACAGCTTATCGTTTTTATTCTAAAGCGATCGCCTATGACTTAAAACAAAAAGAACAACAGATAACCCAAATTTTGTTAGAAAATGATCCTGAAATTTCCTATCATTTTTTAGCAGGGGTTATTGATGGAGATGGTTGTTATGCTAATAACCGTATTAACATCTACATCTCAGAAGAAAATCTCTTGCAAGCAGTGATTATTGCTTGTCTCAAAATTAATACAGTTCCTCAAGTTACCAAAAACCGCAATATTTACAATGTGCAAATTGTGGAAAAATTAGAGGAAATTCTAACATATACCCAACGAGTCAAAGGAGAAGTTACCTCAAGAACTATTCAAACACGCTTTTTTGCCACTCGTCAACTCTTTGAAAATCAAGAAACAGGACAAATTAAACTACGTCAAGATAACAACTTCTTGATAGGTGAAAAACAACTCCGTGAAATAGGTCAATTTGAATCTATTCTTAACGGAGATATTCGGATGCAGCGAGTCATTCAAGTAGCGGCAAAAAGCGACGGAGATGTTTATAATATTACGGTTGCTGATCATCATAACTATGTAGTTTTCACCGCTAAATATACCCCCGTTATTGTTTGTAATTGTCACGCTGCTATTATTGCCCGTGAAATGGGAATTCCCGCTATTGTGGGATGTGGTGATGCCACGCAAAAAATCAAAACCCGTCAAGAAATCACCATTTGTTGTGCAGAAGGAGACGAAGGAAAGGTATATGAGGGGTTATTACCCTTTGAAATTCAAGAAACACCTTTAGATAATTTACCCACTACTCGCACTCAAATTTTGATGAATGTAGGCAACCCTGAACAAGCATTTTCTTTAGCAGGAATTCCTTGTGATGGAGTAGGTTTAGCCCGTCTAGAATTTATCATTGCTAATCATATTAAAGCCCATCCTATGGCCTTAATCAAGTTTGCTCAATTAGAGGATGAAAATGTCAAAGATCAGATTGCTGAATTAACAAAACGCTATGAAAATAAATCTCAATTTTTTGTTGATAAATTAGCGCGAGGAATTGCAACCATTGCGGCTGCATTTTATCCTAAACCTGTGATTGTTCGGATGTCTGATTTTAAATCTAATGAGTATGCAAACTTATTAGGAGGGCAACAATTTGAACCTAAAGAAGATAATCCCATGATAGGATGGCGGGGTGCTTCTCGTTATTATGATCCCATGTATCGGGAGGCTTTTGCTTTAGAATGTCAGGCAATGAAAGCGGTACGAGATGAGATGGGTTTACTTAATGTTATCCCCATGATTCCTTTTTGTCGAACTCCAGAAGAAGGTAAAAAAGTAATCGAAGAAATGGCAAAACATGGACTTAAACAAGGGGTTAATGGGTTACAAATTTATGTGATGTGTGAGTTACCCAGTAACGTAATTTTAGCAGATCAATTTGCCGA includes:
- a CDS encoding cytochrome c biogenesis protein CcdA; translated protein: MLEGLQTQLYHLEQFANHQVSLQLDHLSWLSIAIIFVAGLLTSLTPCMLSMLPITIAYIGGYETEGRLKGAIQSTWFSLGLATTLAILGILAASLGRVYGQIGVGLPIAVSLISIVMGLNLLELVPLRFPSLGATDWIIDELPAGFRSYFLGLTFGLVASPCSTPVLATLLGWVASKQDLTLGAVLLLAYTAGYVTPLILAGTFTASLKKLLELRRWSAWINPVSGVLLIGFGMFSLLSRIPLGIS
- the ppsA gene encoding phosphoenolpyruvate synthase encodes the protein MVTASNEKISTPNRETAFILWFEEVGTHDVNLVGGKNSSLGEMIQHLQPIGVNVPTGFATTAYAYRYFIKSAGLETKLRGLFADLDVNDMANLQERGELARSLILNTPFPLDLQEAITKAYKKICDRYQTDCSQLSAKYRQECEIETQNLDVAVRSSATAEDLPEASFAGQQETYLNVHGIKGVLESCHKCFASLFTDRAISYRQYNKFDHFEVALSVGVQKMVRSDLASAGVMFSIDTETGFKNAALITAAYGLGESVVQGTVNPDEYYVFKPTLKDGYRPILEKRLGTKAIKMIYDTGGSKLTKNIEVLPIEREKFCLSDDEILQLGQWTCIIEEHYTKVRGTYTPMDIEWAKDGLTGELYIVQARPETVQSQKAANLLKTYQLKNHSTILAIGRSVGAAIGQGKARVILEATKIDQFKEGEVLVTNRTDPDWEPIMKKASAIVTNQGGRTCFDGNTKILTNQGFMTLRQIYDQGYQCLSTLALNTITHKMEWKPILDTMKRQSQMIDISVSQTGKVTDNTLRLTPDHKMVNLRGGAYTKTEIQEILDRQEMIIVSQNIPKLGNSNYQKADLAYFLGGIITDGSIYTSSTHGEVQFIQKDVPEKQAFIATMNEKAKTLYDKSFTSQLKPVSSGYIRGQKVTGQTTAYRFYSKAIAYDLKQKEQQITQILLENDPEISYHFLAGVIDGDGCYANNRINIYISEENLLQAVIIACLKINTVPQVTKNRNIYNVQIVEKLEEILTYTQRVKGEVTSRTIQTRFFATRQLFENQETGQIKLRQDNNFLIGEKQLREIGQFESILNGDIRMQRVIQVAAKSDGDVYNITVADHHNYVVFTAKYTPVIVCNCHAAIIAREMGIPAIVGCGDATQKIKTRQEITICCAEGDEGKVYEGLLPFEIQETPLDNLPTTRTQILMNVGNPEQAFSLAGIPCDGVGLARLEFIIANHIKAHPMALIKFAQLEDENVKDQIAELTKRYENKSQFFVDKLARGIATIAAAFYPKPVIVRMSDFKSNEYANLLGGQQFEPKEDNPMIGWRGASRYYDPMYREAFALECQAMKAVRDEMGLLNVIPMIPFCRTPEEGKKVIEEMAKHGLKQGVNGLQIYVMCELPSNVILADQFAEVFDGFSIGSNDLTQLTLGLDRDSALVSQLFDERNEAVKRMVKLAIQTAKEKGRKIGICGQGPSDYPEFAQFLVELGIDSMSLNPDSVLKTLLMVAEVEKG